One genomic window of Peromyscus maniculatus bairdii isolate BWxNUB_F1_BW_parent chromosome 2, HU_Pman_BW_mat_3.1, whole genome shotgun sequence includes the following:
- the Padi6 gene encoding inactive protein-arginine deiminase type-6, translated as MSFQSTLSLSLDSPTHAICVLGMEITLDISGCAPENCQSFTIRGSPRILIHISSTVITGKEDAVVWRPMNKPTEALVRMVSPSPTVDEDKVLVSYYCPDTEVPTATAVLYLTGVEVSLEADIYRDGQLDMPSDKQAKKRWVWGPNGWGAILLVNCNPGERGESEKTSDQDKCKAIQNLSPMTLTVEGPQAVLKNYCLILHTSKEEASKAKVYLLQKGTATSTYELVIGPGKPDHVLAPFENRGKETFYIEAIEFPSANFTGLISFSVSLVEKSYDQLIPEVPLYKDTVMFRVAPYIFTPSTQMPLELYLCRALQLQGFVDTVIRLSEKSNVQVASVYEDPNRQGKWLQDEMAFCYTQAPHKTVSLIFDTPRVSNMEEFPIKYSLSPGVGYLTHHTEDHGVASLDSIGNLIVSPPVKAQGKDYPLGRVLIGGSFYPSSEGRDMSKALRDFVYAQQVQAPVELFSDWLMTGHMDEFMCFVPVNDKYDEGKGFRLLLASPSACYELFEQKQKEGYGDANLFDEVRPDQLISNGRESRTISQVLADENLRKQNDYVEKCISLNRTLLKKELGLTDKDIIAIPQLFCLEMLTNIPSGQNFTKHFARPYFPDMLQMIVLGRNLGIPKPFGPLIKGTCCLEERVCNLLEPLGLKCTFIDDFECYLTNMGDTCACVVIHRVPFAFKWWKMIP; from the exons ATGTCTTTCCAGAGTACTCTCAGCCTGTCCCTGGACAGTCCCACCCATGCCATTTGTGTGCTGGGCATGGAAATCACATTGGACATCAGTGG GTGTGCCCCCGAGAACTGCCAGTCCTTCACCATCCGTGGCTCCCCCAGGATCCTGATCCACATCTCCAGCACAGTCATCACTGGGAAGGAGGATGCCGTGGTCTGGCGACCCATGAACAAACCCACAGAGGCACTGGTGAGGATGGTGTCACCCAGCCCCACTGTGGACGAGGACAAG GTGTTGGTCTCCTACTACTGTCCTGACACAGAGGTCCCCACGGCCACCGCTGTGCTGTACCTCACCGGCGTTG aGGTCTCCCTAGAAGCAGACATCTACCGAGATGGACAGCTGGACATGCCAAGTGACAAGCAGGCTAAG AAAAGATGGGTGTGGGGCCCGAATGGCTGGGGAGCCATCCTGCTTGTCAACTGTAATCCTGGCGAAAGAGGCGAGTCTGAAAAGACCAGTGATCAGGACAAGTGCAAAG CAATACAGAACCTCTCTCCAATGACACTGACTGTGGAGGGCCCACAAGCTGTCCTTAAGAACTACTGTCTGATCCTCCATACTTCCAAGGAAGAGGCGAGCAAGGCAAAAGTCTACTTGCTCCAGA AAGGTACCGCCACCAGTACCTATGAACTGGTAATAGGACCTGGCAAGCCTGACCATGTCCTGGCTCCCTTTGAGAACCGAGGGAAAGAGACCTTCTACATAGAGGCCATAGAGTTCCCATCTGCCAACTTCACAGGCCTGATTTCTTTCTCCGTCTCCCTAGTGGAAAAGTCTTATGACCAA TTGATCCCGGAGGTGCCGCTCTACAAAGACACAGTGATGTTCCGGGTTGCTCCTTACATCTTtactcccagcacccagatgcCTCTCGAGCTTTACCTGTGCAG GGCGCTGCAGCTGCAGGGCTTTGTGGACACAGTGATCAGACTGAGTGAGAAGAGCAACGTGCAGGTGGCATCTGTGTATGAGGACCCCAACCGCCAGGGCAAATGGCTGCAG GATGAAATGGCTTTCTGCTACACTCAGGCTCCTCACAAGACGGTGTCCTTGATTTTTGACACCCCTCGGGTTTCCAATATGGAAGAGTTCCCCATAAAATACTCACTG AGCCCTGGCGTTGGCTACCTGACCCACCACACCGAAGACCACGGAGTGGCTAGCCTGGATTCCATCGGGAACCTGATCGTATCCCCACCAGTCAAGGCTCAAGGCAAAGACTACCCACTAGGCAGGGTCCTCATTGGTGGCAGCTTTTACCCCAG CTCCGAGGGCCGGGACATGAGCAAGGCCCTGCGTGACTTCGTGTATGCCCAGCAGGTGCAGGCCCCTGTGGAACTCTTCTCAGACTGGTTGATGACGGGCCACATGGATGAGTTCATGTGCTTTGTCCCTGTAAATGACAAATATGACGAGGGCAAG GGCTTCCGCCTCCTGCTGGCCAGCCCCAGTGCCTGCTACGAGCTGTTtgaacagaagcagaaggaaggctATGGGGACGCGAACCTGTTTGATGAGGTCAGACCAGACCAGCTCATTTCTAATG GGAGGGAGTCCAGAACCATCTCTCAAGTCCTGGCTGATGAGAACTTGCGAAAGCAGAATGATTATGTGGAG AAATGCATTAGCCTGAACCGCACCCTCCTAAAGAAGGAACTGGGCCTGACGGACAAAGACATCATTGCCATCCCACAGCTCTTCTGCCTGGAGATGCTGACAAACATCCCCTCCGGCCAAAACTTCACAAAACACTTTGCACGGCCGTACTTCCCTGACATG CTGCAGATGATTGTGTTGGGCAGGAATCTAGGGATCCCCAAGCCCTTTGGGCCCCTAATCAAGGGCACCTGCTGCCTGGAAGAGCGAGTCTGTAACTTACTGGAGCCTCTGGGTCTCAAGTGCACCTTCATTGATGACTTCGAGTGCTACCTGACCAACATGGGAGACACCTGTGCCTGCGTTGTTATCCACCGGGTGCCGTTTGCATTCAAGTGGTGGAAGATGATCCCTTAA